A region of Pongo pygmaeus isolate AG05252 chromosome 15, NHGRI_mPonPyg2-v2.0_pri, whole genome shotgun sequence DNA encodes the following proteins:
- the MOK gene encoding MAPK/MAK/MRK overlapping kinase isoform X9: MNFDFPFKKGSGIPLLTTNLSPQCLSLLHAMVAYDPDERIAAHQALQHPYFQEQRKTEKRALGSHRKAVFPEHPVAPEPLSNSCQISKEGRKQKQSLEQEEDHPKRQGPAYVMELPKLKLSGVVKLSSYSSPTLQSVLGSGTNGRVPVLRPLKCIPASKKTDPRKDLKPAPQQCRLPTIVRKGGRY; this comes from the exons ATgaattttgattttccttttaaaaagggATCAGGAATACCTCTACTGACAACCAATTTGTCCCCACAATGCCTCTCCCTCTTGCACGCAATGGTGGCCTACGATCCCGATGAGAGAATCGCCGCCCACCAGGCCCTGCAGCACCCCTACTTCCAAGAACAGAG GAAAACAGAGAAGCGGGCTCTGGGCAGCCACAGAAAAGCTGTCTTTCCGGAGCACCCTGTGGCACCGGAACCACTCAGTAACAGCTGCCAGATTTCCAAGGAGGGCAGAAAGCAG AAACAGTCCCTAGAGCAAGAGGAGGACCATCCCAAGAGACAAGGACCAGCCTATGTCATGGAACTGCCCAAACTAAAGCTTTCGGGAGTGGTCAAACTGTCGTCTTACTCCAGCCCCACGCTGCAGTCCGTGCTTGGATCTGGAACAAATGGAAGAGTGCCGGTGCTGAGACCCTTGAAGTGCATCCCTGCGAGCAAGAAG ACAGATCCGCGGAAGGACCTTAAGCCTGCCCCGCAGCAGTGTCGCCTGCCCACCATAGTGCGGAAAGGCGGAAGATACTGA